A single window of Lytechinus variegatus isolate NC3 chromosome 8, Lvar_3.0, whole genome shotgun sequence DNA harbors:
- the LOC121420528 gene encoding NF-kappa-B inhibitor zeta-like — protein MPSIGGYDNSRTKDCDLEDVTSLISVELVGSKSSSTSKNITELKLKKDKPIASESTTIMAPNKNGQMESECKTASSIGKEVTQQDKKLSAGTEKTVDPEGDTQCNGKPNEEQMEKTAEVKRKEYKEKPKASSVEILGLKKMKNARIPNQGHLDQSIYQSAESELRRRKSSPAAYHYQKHQRIPEEQSEESSVDKLATKMTQMDLSCEKKDGFEKRMEEEVQERNNLVSKGPTRSSPPQVRMQPYSRNQPSMTCVQPFQQPQQVHVGQVTHHPQNRQIIVIPNTKFVPPGMTPAHHTDGRTMQNVSRPQTTVTRNEPVESYWPPSPTDSCDPNSPGSVSSLSPAHTMQQAPSPAYSSAYSPAQPQLSPQSMMSPADSYQGMSTSPNSPYSPENMVIINSPPSVQSEDSGIASPPHNPSVYNYTSVNGTNSGVVIDNSKRPNVNLNQIPADKMRYIIQNRQQPSYQKQQQQPSQAEVALQSIERIKEDLMASTAELPSQQCHIPPDNYHYVQSPYNRNQVSQPMVSQQPAYQHTMYSGSNQMQMVTPPPTPQDHNRNLENLVNNMPLDVLCSLDEEGDSALHIAISQGNTQLVRLIINRLLKSGRRDALNLQDNIGQTPLHICIVTNQPNLIIELLKAGADIMKRNKEQVTVLHYAAAKGFSNALLAIFHCLCEKMIANIQIDIEDKNGMSPLQCAIQAHGRLARVYDGTQCMYVDKMVDSLDTIKNLLYLGADPSFQDRKSGYTAIHYAVELPPCNNVTPNTHILKIILEWPGVDARQLLRMQNYAGNTPLHVIAGREFDEDYVVSVIDHLISFGADIDVKNQEKQLPRDLATVKKKERPKVFARLTGDHLQGK, from the exons ACAAACCGATCGCATCAGAATCTACCACCATCATGGCACCAAACAAGAATGGCCAGATGGAGAGTGAGTGCAAGACAGCATCCTCTATTGGAAAAGAAGTTACACAACAAGACAAGAAGCTGTCTGCTGGGACAGAGAAGACAGTAGATCCAGAGGGAGACACTCAATGCAATGGGAAACCCAATGAGGAACAGATGGAGAAGACAGCCGAAGTAAAGCGGAAGGAGTATAAGGAGAAGCCAAAAGCAAGCTCCGTTGAAATTCTTGGActaaagaagatgaagaatgcCAGGATTCCCAACCAGGGCCACTTGGATCAGAGTATCTACCAGAGTGCAGAGAGTGAGCTGAGAAGACGGAAGAGCTCTCCTGCAGCTTACCACTACCAGAAGCATCAGAGGATTCCTGAAGAGCAGTCAGAGGAGTCATCCGTTGACAAACTTGCCACAAAGATGACTCAAATGGACTTGAGTTGTGAGAAGAAAGATGGCTTTGAGAAGAGGATGGAAGAGGAGGTGCAGGAAAGGAACAATCTGGTTTCAAAGGGTCCTACTCGAAGTAGTCCTCCACAGGTTAGGATGCAACCATACTCTAGGAATCAACCAAGTATGACTTGTGTTCAACCATTTCAACAGCCACAGCAGGTGCATGTTGGTCAAGTTACCCATCATCCACAGAATCGACAAATCATTGTCATTCCCAATACAAAGTTTGTGCCCCCTGGTATGACCCCAGCCCATCACACAGATGGTCGTACCATGCAGAACGTATCCAGGCCGCAGACCACCGTCACCAGGAATGAACCGGTGGAATCATATTGGCCTCCATCTCCAACAGATAGCTGTGACCCAAACTCACCTGGTAGCGTGTCTTCTCTGAGTCCTGCTCATACAATGCAACAGGCTCCATCTCCAGCTTACTCCTCGGCGTATTCCCCAGCACAGCCTCAGCTCTCACCCCAATCCATGATGTCACCAGCTGATAGCTACCAAGGCATGTCCACCTCGCCAAACTCGCCATATTCTCCAGAAAACATGGTGATTATCAACTCCCCTCCCAGTGTCCAGAGCGAGGATTCTGGAATCGCCTCACCGCCTCACAACCCCAGTGTCTACAATTACACCTCGGTAAATGGCACCAACAGCGGGGTCGTCATCGACAACAGCAAACGACCCAATGTAAATTTAAATCAGATTCCTGCAGATAAAATGAGGTACATCATCCAAAACCGGCAGCAGCCATCGTATCAGAAGCAACAACAGCAGCCATCGCAGGCTGAAGTGGCGCTGCAGAGCATTGAACGAATCAAAGAGGATCTCATGGCCTCAACTGCAGAGCTTCCAAGCCAACAATGTCATATTCCACCTGACAATTATCACTATGTTCAGAGCCCATACAATCGTAACCAAGTAAGCCAACCAATGGTCAGCCAGCAACCTGCCTATCAGCACACCATGTACTCTGGATCAAACCAAATGCAGATGGTCACACCGCCACCAACCCCTCAAGATCATAATAGAAACTTGGAGAATCTAGTCAACAATATGCCTCTGGACGTCTTGTGTTCTTTGGATGAGGAAGGAGACAG TGCTCTTCACATAGCTATTAGCCAGGGGAACACACAGCTTGTACGCCTGATCATCAATCGGTTGTTGAAGAGTGGAAGAAGAGATGCCTTGAACCTTCAGGACAATATCGGACAG ACACCTCTTCATATCTGTATCGTAACAAACCAACCAAATCTCATTATTGAACTTCTGAAAGCCGGTGCAGACATCATGAAGAGAAACAAAGAACAAGTGACTGTTCTCCACTATGCAGCAGCCAAAGGTTTTTCTAACGCTCTGCTTGCCATATTCCACTGTTTGTGTGAGAAGATGATTGCCAACATCCAAATTGATATAGAAGATAAGAATG GCATGTCCCCACTGCAGTGTGCTATTCAAGCTCATGGTCGCTTGGCCCGTGTCTATGATGGTACTCAATGCATGTATGTTGATAAGATGGTTGATAGTTTGGATACTATCAAGAATCTCCTCTACCTAGGGGCTGATCCTTCATTCCAA GACAGAAAGAGTGGCTACACAGCCATCCATTATGCAGTTGAGCTGCCACCTTGTAACAATGTAACCCCAAACACTCACATTCTCAAGATCATCCTAGAATGGCCGGGTGTTGATGCAAGACAACTCCTTAGGATGCAAAACTACGCCGGAAACACTCCGCTTCACGTCATCGCCGGTAGGGAGTTTGATGAGGATTACGTGGTGAGCGTGATCGATCACCTGATCAGCTTTGGTGCCGACATCGATGTGAAGAATCAAGAGAAGCAGTTACCTCGTGATTTAGCAACGGTCAAGAAGAAGGAGAGACCAAAG GTTTTTGCAAGGTTGACAGGAGACCATCTTCAAGGAAAGTGA
- the LOC121419499 gene encoding CST complex subunit TEN1-like, with product MASNLPPHGEILRLSEVRERGPLIMAGKSVRVMGKLTQYDAVKQLAVIQASERNATHRLHVNTRLIEPFQSRIGSMFQFIGEMPSEIKSESDMVLLARVVRCVDGIDVTMYYNACDVQRNYLASRISAASTSSSS from the exons ATGGCGAGTAATTTGCCTCCACACGGTGAAATTCTCCGTTTGAGTGAAGTTCGTGAACGGGGACCTCTCATCATGGCAGGGAAATCCGTCAGAGTTATGGGAAA GCTTACTCAGTATGATGCTGTCAAACAGTTAGCTGTCATACAAGCCTCAGAACGCAATGCAACCCATCGCCTTCATGTGAACACTCGTCTTATTGAACCATTCCAGTCAAGAATAGGTTCCATGTTCCAGTTTATTGGTGAGATGCCTTCAGAGATAAAGAGTGAATCAGACATGGTTCTTCTTGCAAGGGTCGTCCGATGTGTAGATGGTATTGACGTGACTATGTACTACAATGCTTGTGATGTCCAGAGGAACTACTTGGCTTCAAGAATATCGGCTGCATCAACATCTTCATCTTCTTGA